The following are encoded in a window of Halorarum salinum genomic DNA:
- a CDS encoding sodium:solute symporter family protein: MAELAVPLGVVVGYLGVALAVGLLAYRLTDRTAEDYYLASRSMGTVVLLFTTFATLLSAFTFFGGPNVAYSAGPEWILVMGLMDGVLFAVLWYVVGYKQWLVGKEHGYVTLGEMLGDRFGSRLLRGLVAGIGLAWLFPYVMLQQVGAGQAVVGLTDGAVPYWAGAALITAFMVLYVGLAGMRGVAWTDTVQGLFMLGVVWLAVAWVLSAAGGFGSVSTALATNEPEFLALGGGLYTPQYVLSTAVVIAFGVTMFPQVNQRFFVAKDAATLKRSFALWPVLVLLLFVPTFLLGTWAAGLGVAVPDGSNVVPVLLREYTPVWFAALVVAGAMAAMMSSSDSMLLSGASYFTRDVYRPFVAPDASAAREGWVGRVGVAAFAGLTFLASLVSGAGTGLDFLVTLGDTAFGGYAQLTIPVVLALYWPGVTRTGLTAGVVVGQVVYLAHVFLPLPPTYLTWDFALWCMLLGFVVTVGASVATSPAPGEDAAKFGVSAD; encoded by the coding sequence ATGGCTGAACTCGCCGTCCCGCTCGGGGTGGTCGTCGGCTACCTGGGCGTCGCGCTCGCGGTGGGATTGCTGGCCTATCGGCTCACGGACCGGACCGCCGAGGACTACTACCTCGCGAGCAGGTCGATGGGGACGGTCGTGCTGCTGTTCACGACGTTCGCGACGCTGCTGTCGGCGTTCACCTTCTTCGGCGGCCCCAACGTCGCCTATTCGGCCGGCCCCGAGTGGATCCTCGTGATGGGGCTGATGGACGGCGTGCTGTTCGCGGTCCTGTGGTACGTCGTCGGCTACAAGCAGTGGCTCGTCGGGAAGGAACACGGCTACGTGACGCTCGGGGAGATGCTCGGGGACCGGTTCGGCTCCCGGCTCCTCCGCGGGCTCGTGGCCGGCATCGGGCTCGCGTGGCTGTTCCCGTACGTGATGCTCCAGCAGGTCGGCGCCGGCCAGGCGGTCGTCGGCCTCACCGACGGCGCGGTCCCCTACTGGGCCGGCGCGGCGCTCATCACGGCCTTCATGGTGCTGTACGTCGGGCTCGCGGGGATGCGCGGGGTCGCCTGGACCGACACCGTCCAGGGGCTGTTCATGCTCGGGGTCGTCTGGCTCGCCGTCGCCTGGGTTCTCTCGGCGGCGGGCGGGTTCGGCTCGGTCTCCACGGCGCTGGCGACGAACGAACCCGAGTTCCTCGCGCTCGGCGGCGGCCTGTACACCCCCCAGTACGTGCTCTCGACGGCGGTGGTCATCGCCTTCGGCGTGACGATGTTCCCGCAGGTGAACCAGCGCTTCTTCGTCGCGAAGGACGCCGCCACGCTGAAGCGCTCGTTCGCGCTCTGGCCCGTGCTCGTCCTGCTGCTTTTCGTCCCGACGTTCCTCCTCGGCACGTGGGCGGCGGGGCTCGGCGTCGCGGTGCCGGACGGGAGCAACGTCGTCCCCGTGCTGCTGCGAGAGTACACCCCCGTCTGGTTCGCGGCGCTGGTCGTCGCGGGCGCGATGGCGGCGATGATGTCCTCCTCGGACTCGATGCTGCTCTCGGGCGCGTCCTACTTCACCCGCGACGTCTACCGCCCGTTCGTCGCCCCCGACGCCTCGGCGGCCCGGGAGGGGTGGGTCGGGCGCGTGGGCGTCGCGGCCTTCGCGGGGCTCACGTTCCTCGCGTCGCTCGTCTCGGGCGCCGGCACGGGGCTCGACTTCCTCGTCACGCTCGGGGACACCGCCTTCGGCGGGTACGCCCAGTTGACGATTCCGGTCGTGCTCGCGCTCTACTGGCCCGGGGTGACGCGCACGGGACTGACCGCCGGCGTGGTCGTCGGACAGGTCGTCTACCTCGCGCACGTGTTCCTCCCGCTCCCCCCGACCTACCTCACGTGGGACTTCGCGCTCTGGTGCATGCTTCTCGGGTTCGTCGTGACGGTCGGCGCGTCGGTCGCGACGTCGCCGGCGCCCGGGGAGGACGCCGCGAAGTTCGGCGTCTCCGCGGATTAG